In Finegoldia magna ATCC 53516, a genomic segment contains:
- the aroQ gene encoding type II 3-dehydroquinate dehydratase codes for MKLFIINGPNLNMLGIREPEIYGKLTLQDIESKINLYCAKNQIDVEFYQSNHEGEIVDIIQSAYQKADGIIINPAAYTHTSVAILDALKAVDVDTVEVHLSDVDEREYFRKLSYVSLFAKKVIKGKGADGYIEAIDFFLNRI; via the coding sequence ATGAAACTATTTATTATTAATGGACCCAATTTAAATATGCTTGGCATAAGAGAGCCTGAAATTTATGGGAAGCTGACATTACAAGACATTGAATCCAAGATAAACTTATACTGCGCAAAAAATCAAATAGATGTAGAGTTTTATCAATCGAATCACGAAGGAGAAATCGTGGATATTATACAAAGCGCCTATCAAAAAGCAGACGGAATAATCATCAATCCTGCAGCATACACGCATACTTCTGTTGCGATTTTGGATGCATTGAAAGCTGTAGATGTAGACACAGTTGAGGTGCATCTATCAGATGTAGATGAAAGAGAGTATTTCAGAAAACTTTCTTATGTATCACTTTTTGCAAAAAAAGTTATCAAAGGAAAAGGAGCAGATGGATATATTGAGGCTATCGATTTTTTCTTAAATAGAATATAA
- a CDS encoding shikimate kinase translates to MKYGLLGKSLKHSYSKEIHELLGYYKYEYFEEDDLDKFFKRKDINGINVTIPYKEDVIKYLDEMSEDAKKIGCVNTIKFSDTIKGYNTDIDGMEYMISRIVDLKGKEVVILGDGATSKTAVECAKRLQARTIKVISRKGEHKFEDVDYYKNCDVLINATPVGMYPNNLKSVIKLGKIRPKAVFDVIYNPNKTSLLMDCDRLKIPNDNGLRMLVYQAVKACEIFTSKKIDDDVVENIVQKIRTKNMNIALVGMPGSGKSTVAKIIAKNTDKELVDIDKIITQRYGNINDIFAVQGEKYFRKIESEVLEEFSKEKNLVIATGGGAVTVKKNFYYLHQNSVVYWIDRPNSKLSRKNRPIYKTNTMREIRQNRNYLYRRFSDKYFNNYNAKTTAKLIVEDFNETIYY, encoded by the coding sequence ATGAAATACGGATTATTAGGAAAATCTTTAAAACATAGTTATTCCAAAGAAATTCACGAACTATTAGGATACTACAAATACGAATATTTTGAAGAAGATGATTTGGATAAATTTTTCAAAAGAAAGGATATCAATGGAATCAATGTAACTATTCCGTACAAGGAAGACGTCATAAAATACTTGGACGAAATGAGCGAAGATGCGAAGAAAATCGGATGCGTAAATACGATTAAATTTTCTGATACTATCAAAGGATATAACACCGACATCGACGGAATGGAGTATATGATTAGTCGAATTGTCGATTTGAAAGGTAAAGAAGTCGTGATTTTAGGTGATGGAGCTACAAGCAAAACAGCCGTAGAGTGCGCGAAGAGACTTCAGGCAAGAACTATTAAAGTGATTTCACGAAAAGGTGAGCATAAGTTTGAAGATGTAGATTATTATAAAAACTGCGACGTTTTAATTAACGCAACTCCAGTGGGAATGTATCCGAACAATTTGAAATCAGTTATAAAATTAGGGAAAATCAGACCAAAAGCTGTGTTCGATGTGATTTATAATCCGAACAAAACTTCCCTTTTAATGGATTGCGATAGACTTAAAATTCCTAACGACAATGGTTTGCGAATGCTGGTGTATCAAGCTGTCAAAGCGTGTGAGATTTTTACTTCTAAAAAAATAGACGATGATGTTGTAGAAAATATCGTACAGAAAATTAGAACAAAAAATATGAATATTGCACTGGTTGGAATGCCTGGAAGTGGTAAAAGTACAGTTGCTAAAATTATCGCAAAAAACACTGACAAGGAACTTGTGGATATCGACAAAATCATCACACAAAGATACGGAAATATTAATGATATATTTGCAGTACAAGGCGAAAAATATTTCAGAAAAATAGAGTCTGAAGTTTTAGAAGAATTTTCCAAGGAAAAGAACTTGGTTATCGCAACTGGGGGAGGGGCTGTAACTGTGAAGAAGAATTTTTATTATCTTCATCAAAATTCAGTTGTTTATTGGATTGACAGACCGAACAGTAAATTATCCAGAAAAAACAGGCCGATTTACAAAACGAATACTATGCGTGAGATTAGACAAAACAGAAATTATTTGTATCGAAGATTCAGTGATAAATATTTCAACAATTACAACGCAAAAACAACTGCCAAATTAATCGTGGAGGATTTCAATGAAACTATTTATTATTAA
- a CDS encoding chorismate mutase, whose translation MEKFRKEIDKIDSEIANLLEKRFEICSEIGDFKTKNNIETEDKSREKEIFEKIEQTNLKYRDNIKEVESKILLESKKIQDNLK comes from the coding sequence ATGGAAAAATTTAGAAAAGAAATAGATAAAATTGATTCTGAAATCGCCAATTTATTAGAAAAAAGATTTGAGATTTGTTCTGAAATTGGCGATTTTAAAACAAAGAATAATATTGAAACAGAAGACAAATCGAGAGAAAAGGAAATTTTTGAAAAAATAGAACAAACAAATTTAAAATACCGCGACAATATAAAGGAAGTTGAATCCAAAATTTTACTAGAATCAAAAAAAATTCAGGATAATTTGAAATGA
- the aroC gene encoding chorismate synthase produces the protein MSSIGKLVKLTVWGESHGSMIGGVIDGIDPGIKIDYEKLRAHMKRRSPGKSNTTLRKESDEVEFVSGILNDTTTGAPLSFIIKNSDHHSKDYSNIYNTPRPSHADYPATVRYNGFNDINGSGHFSGRLTAVINVAGFIAQEILKEHDIYVFSHLYSLGDIVDERFDDLKFTDYSYLKNRKIEVINDEIIDKIDDKIEELRDRKDSVGSSVETVVYNLRAGVGDTLFDSIESRLSQSYFGIGAVKSVEFGLGKSFDKSNASVVNDCYYIENEQIKTKTNYNGGILGGISTGMPIISLVTFKPPASIGITQDTVDLRNKKNTTLTVEGRHDPSIGIRAVSVMESITAFLIYDLLKEYGWKNLEKK, from the coding sequence ATGTCATCTATAGGTAAATTGGTTAAGTTAACCGTGTGGGGAGAATCGCACGGCTCAATGATTGGTGGCGTGATTGACGGAATTGATCCAGGAATCAAAATAGACTACGAAAAATTGAGAGCGCATATGAAAAGAAGATCTCCCGGCAAATCCAACACTACACTTAGAAAAGAATCAGATGAAGTTGAGTTCGTATCGGGGATTTTGAATGATACAACAACGGGTGCTCCGTTATCTTTTATTATAAAAAACTCGGACCATCACTCAAAAGATTATTCAAATATTTACAATACTCCAAGGCCATCGCATGCAGACTATCCAGCAACTGTTAGATACAATGGTTTCAACGATATCAATGGAAGTGGACATTTTTCTGGAAGATTGACTGCAGTCATTAACGTGGCAGGATTTATCGCACAAGAAATATTAAAGGAACACGACATATATGTGTTCAGCCATTTGTATTCACTGGGAGATATTGTAGATGAACGATTTGATGATTTAAAATTTACAGACTACAGTTATTTGAAGAATAGGAAAATCGAAGTAATAAACGATGAAATAATTGATAAAATAGATGATAAAATAGAAGAATTGAGAGATAGAAAAGATTCCGTTGGCTCAAGTGTCGAAACTGTTGTGTATAATTTGAGAGCGGGAGTTGGAGATACGCTTTTTGATTCGATTGAATCTAGATTGTCACAAAGCTATTTTGGAATTGGAGCAGTAAAATCGGTTGAATTTGGTTTGGGGAAATCATTCGACAAATCAAATGCATCTGTTGTGAATGACTGCTATTATATAGAAAACGAACAAATTAAAACAAAAACGAATTATAACGGTGGAATACTGGGAGGAATTTCGACGGGAATGCCGATAATTTCCTTAGTTACGTTCAAACCACCAGCATCGATTGGAATAACACAAGATACAGTTGATTTGAGAAACAAAAAGAACACTACATTGACTGTTGAAGGAAGACACGACCCAAGCATTGGTATCAGAGCCGTAAGCGTGATGGAATCTATTACGGCATTTCTGATTTACGATTTGTTAAAGGAGTACGGATGGAAAAATTTAGAAAAGAAATAG
- a CDS encoding 3-phosphoshikimate 1-carboxyvinyltransferase has protein sequence MKIKTDKLQGTVDAISSKSFAHRFLILASVADTDTTIIINEFSNDIMTTIDCLRNLGVEIEINGNEVTVHPSFFQKDVSDINVNDSGSTLRFLLPLVSFLSQKTNIKCSGRLQDRPIKELMDQLKLSGLTFSKEKLPFTVDGTFHKIDFEFPGDVSSQYISAIMMIAPLIGGCEIKLTSQLESTGYIKITQECLKLFGVESEILPDKVIVKPGALKSPGQIIVEGDWSNAAFFLCANELGADIKVLNLNKKSVQADRKIVELLEKIDNNEDYCEIDISQTPDLFVILAVVLSQKCEKSVLKNAKRLRLKESDRIQSTFDMLQSFGVNCKIDGDDLIIYKSEMKPAVINSCDDHRIVMAATIASIITKEVEIKDWQAVKKSYPSFFDEIERLGSDVIYR, from the coding sequence ATGAAAATTAAAACGGACAAATTACAAGGAACGGTGGACGCTATATCTTCCAAATCATTTGCACACAGGTTTTTGATTTTGGCAAGTGTAGCAGATACAGATACAACTATTATCATCAATGAATTCTCAAACGATATAATGACAACTATTGATTGCTTGAGAAATTTGGGAGTAGAAATCGAAATAAATGGAAATGAAGTTACAGTTCATCCTTCGTTTTTCCAAAAAGATGTGTCTGATATTAATGTAAATGATTCGGGTTCAACGTTGAGATTTCTGTTACCATTGGTGAGTTTCTTATCTCAAAAGACAAACATCAAATGTAGTGGAAGACTGCAAGATAGACCGATAAAAGAATTGATGGATCAATTGAAATTATCGGGACTTACTTTTAGCAAAGAGAAACTTCCATTTACAGTTGATGGAACTTTTCACAAAATTGATTTCGAATTTCCTGGCGATGTATCCAGCCAATACATCTCTGCGATTATGATGATTGCACCACTTATCGGTGGCTGTGAAATCAAATTGACATCACAACTTGAATCTACTGGATATATCAAAATCACACAAGAATGTTTGAAATTATTTGGAGTGGAGTCTGAGATTTTGCCTGATAAAGTCATAGTAAAACCAGGTGCATTAAAATCACCAGGGCAAATTATCGTAGAAGGAGATTGGTCAAATGCAGCGTTTTTCTTGTGTGCAAATGAGTTGGGTGCAGATATAAAAGTTCTTAACTTAAATAAAAAATCAGTACAAGCAGACAGAAAAATTGTCGAATTATTAGAAAAAATCGATAACAATGAAGATTACTGCGAAATCGATATATCACAAACACCAGATTTATTTGTAATTTTGGCAGTGGTTTTGTCTCAAAAATGTGAGAAATCGGTTCTAAAAAACGCTAAAAGATTGAGGCTAAAAGAATCGGATAGAATTCAATCCACATTTGATATGCTACAATCATTCGGTGTAAACTGCAAAATAGACGGAGATGATTTAATAATTTATAAATCAGAAATGAAACCTGCTGTTATAAATTCTTGTGATGATCACAGAATTGTAATGGCGGCTACAATAGCATCTATCATCACGAAAGAAGTTGAAATCAAAGATTGGCAAGCAGTGAAGAAATCTTATCCATCATTTTTTGATGAAATAGAAAGGTTGGGTAGCGATGTCATCTATAGGTAA
- the aroB gene encoding 3-dehydroquinate synthase has protein sequence MYSVINVENYDLIVGLDALNQSRDYLKNFIKSRAIIITDENVDKYHHKTLDILLDELEIEHEFYVIKPGESSKSLSEYEKIMTHMSMSYHRNDTVIAFGGGVVGDLAGFVAATFMRGIDFIQIPTTVLSMVDSSVGSKTGIDLPTGKNLIGAFKDPKLCIIDPLLLKTLDDYVFEDGFGEIIKYAICFDEELFDMISSKRYTKQSNLSEIVEICVSIKKDIVLKDKLEQNLRRLLNYGHTLGHAVEKLSDYSVMHGHAVAYGMKCIAKKYSKDYDRILEVLKMYNLDGNYDYSVEDVYEVSLRDKKNTKDMISLIVSEEIGDCTVLSMNKSDYKKVLSDIYEN, from the coding sequence ATGTATTCAGTAATAAATGTCGAAAATTACGATCTAATAGTTGGGCTTGATGCGTTGAATCAATCGCGCGACTATTTGAAAAATTTCATAAAATCAAGGGCGATTATTATTACTGATGAAAATGTAGACAAATATCACCACAAAACATTGGATATTTTATTAGACGAGTTGGAGATTGAGCACGAATTTTACGTTATAAAACCAGGTGAATCTTCCAAAAGTTTATCAGAATACGAAAAAATAATGACACACATGAGCATGTCTTATCATAGAAATGATACTGTCATTGCTTTTGGTGGAGGTGTGGTTGGAGATTTGGCTGGGTTTGTCGCTGCGACATTTATGCGCGGGATTGACTTCATTCAAATTCCTACGACTGTTTTGTCGATGGTAGATTCATCAGTGGGATCCAAAACTGGGATTGATTTACCAACTGGAAAAAATTTGATAGGAGCGTTCAAAGATCCAAAGCTTTGCATTATTGATCCACTCTTATTGAAAACTTTAGACGATTACGTGTTTGAAGATGGTTTCGGGGAAATTATCAAATACGCAATTTGTTTTGATGAGGAATTATTCGATATGATAAGTTCCAAAAGATACACTAAACAAAGCAATTTATCGGAAATTGTGGAGATTTGTGTGAGTATAAAAAAAGATATCGTACTAAAAGATAAATTGGAACAAAATTTGAGAAGATTATTAAATTACGGGCATACATTGGGACACGCTGTCGAAAAATTATCAGACTATAGTGTGATGCACGGACATGCTGTAGCTTATGGAATGAAGTGCATTGCCAAAAAATACAGCAAAGATTATGACAGAATATTGGAAGTTTTGAAAATGTATAATTTAGATGGAAATTACGATTATTCTGTGGAAGATGTGTATGAAGTTAGCCTTCGCGATAAAAAAAACACAAAAGATATGATTAGTTTGATAGTTTCCGAAGAAATTGGAGATTGTACGGTTTTGAGTATGAACAAATCGGATTACAAAAAGGTTTTGAGTGATATTTATGAAAATTAA
- the aroF gene encoding 3-deoxy-7-phosphoheptulonate synthase, translating into MIVKLKRNPNEKEVKKLIDFLNEQNVRVDETVGDRYTIISLIGDTSSIDEKLISRFDIVDKVIRIEEPFSKANKKYHPQPKIVDVNGVKIGDGNFCVMAGPCSVESEEQIITIAKSVKENGANILRGGAFKPRSSPYAFQGLGKKGIDLLIQAKKETGLPIITEIMDLSDLDYFNDVDMLQVGARNMQNYSLLKELGHSDKPILLKRGLSATYKEWIMSAEYIMTGGNENVVLCERGIRTFESYTRNTLDISAISVMKELSQLPIIMDPSHASGKYTLIEPLSLASTAAGCDGLMIEVHNDPENALSDGPQSVTCERFRTIMKKVRKLRQCIQ; encoded by the coding sequence ATGATAGTAAAATTAAAAAGAAATCCTAACGAAAAGGAAGTAAAAAAATTAATAGATTTTTTAAATGAACAGAACGTCAGAGTTGACGAGACTGTTGGCGATAGATACACTATTATTTCATTAATAGGAGATACTTCAAGTATTGATGAGAAATTAATATCGCGTTTTGATATCGTAGACAAGGTTATTAGAATTGAAGAACCTTTCAGCAAGGCGAACAAAAAATACCATCCACAACCTAAAATTGTAGATGTCAATGGTGTAAAAATAGGTGACGGAAATTTCTGCGTGATGGCAGGACCATGCTCTGTTGAGAGTGAGGAACAAATTATAACGATTGCTAAAAGCGTGAAGGAAAACGGAGCTAATATCCTTAGAGGTGGAGCTTTTAAGCCTAGGTCATCACCTTATGCATTTCAAGGATTGGGGAAAAAGGGAATTGATTTGTTAATCCAAGCAAAAAAAGAAACAGGACTTCCAATTATTACTGAGATAATGGATTTGTCAGATTTGGATTATTTCAATGATGTCGATATGTTGCAAGTTGGAGCGAGAAATATGCAAAATTATTCCTTGCTTAAAGAGTTGGGACATTCTGACAAACCAATATTATTAAAAAGAGGTTTGAGTGCGACTTACAAGGAATGGATAATGAGTGCGGAGTACATTATGACTGGTGGCAACGAAAATGTCGTATTGTGTGAAAGGGGAATTCGAACTTTCGAAAGTTACACTAGAAATACTTTGGATATTTCAGCGATTTCTGTTATGAAGGAATTGTCCCAATTGCCAATAATAATGGATCCATCACATGCTAGTGGCAAATACACTTTGATTGAACCACTATCACTTGCATCAACTGCGGCAGGCTGTGATGGACTTATGATTGAAGTCCACAATGATCCTGAAAATGCACTTAGCGATGGACCACAATCTGTCACTTGTGAACGATTCAGAACAATAATGAAAAAAGTAAGGAAATTAAGACAATGTATTCAGTAA
- a CDS encoding DUF6483 family protein, with amino-acid sequence MIESNDWLLKQINVVSEFLQKLFTDMETSRKLNENEQYQKDSFEFERLLENLIEEDRINDAENILFENLETNNLMYATIATRFYEKLKGLSDEKLQKSNYSREEILQGLNDMCDMFGLEIFKG; translated from the coding sequence ATGATAGAATCAAACGATTGGCTATTAAAACAAATCAACGTAGTCAGTGAATTTTTGCAAAAATTATTTACTGATATGGAAACAAGTAGAAAATTAAACGAGAATGAACAATACCAAAAAGATTCGTTCGAATTTGAAAGATTGTTGGAAAATCTAATCGAAGAAGATAGAATAAACGATGCGGAAAATATTTTGTTCGAAAATCTAGAAACTAATAATCTAATGTATGCGACAATCGCTACTAGATTTTACGAAAAATTAAAAGGTCTTTCCGATGAAAAACTTCAAAAATCAAACTACAGTCGTGAAGAAATCCTACAAGGATTGAACGATATGTGCGATATGTTTGGCTTGGAAATATTCAAGGGATAA
- a CDS encoding aminoglycoside 6-adenylyltransferase gives MVNNIKNTVIEFSKQNEEVRSLIETGRRLNPTLKKDENTDYHFVFGVSDFEKFKDSHFIENLFGDVLMLEKSDKLTYTNKINPHNISYTIVLNDISKIRIFFIKENTMQAYINEDSQSEILVDKDQVLVGNSTKSDVCFRQLKPTKHEFESLVNQMFINSLNVAKGLYRKEEIYAIQMFYHVRENVDKMTGYYIGSNYDFNVNIGYNYEYIKTYLPKDHYERYLQTYPLPELENLWSTLFKSCDLFRKQGLHVAELLGYEYPKRVDRDIMQKIRDIWQRSYD, from the coding sequence ATGGTTAATAATATTAAAAATACGGTTATAGAATTTTCAAAACAAAATGAAGAAGTTAGAAGTCTTATAGAAACGGGAAGAAGACTTAATCCTACTTTAAAAAAGGACGAAAACACTGATTATCACTTTGTTTTCGGCGTTAGTGATTTTGAAAAGTTTAAGGATTCACATTTCATTGAAAACTTATTCGGCGATGTGTTGATGTTAGAAAAATCTGACAAATTAACTTATACGAATAAAATTAATCCGCACAACATAAGCTACACAATAGTGCTCAATGATATTTCTAAAATCAGAATATTTTTCATAAAAGAAAACACGATGCAGGCTTATATTAATGAAGATAGTCAATCAGAAATTTTGGTAGACAAAGACCAAGTTTTAGTTGGAAATAGCACGAAATCAGATGTTTGTTTTAGACAATTAAAGCCAACTAAACATGAATTTGAATCACTTGTTAATCAAATGTTCATAAATTCATTGAATGTTGCGAAAGGATTGTACAGAAAAGAAGAAATCTACGCCATTCAAATGTTTTATCATGTTAGAGAAAACGTAGATAAAATGACTGGTTACTACATTGGTAGCAATTACGACTTCAATGTAAATATTGGATACAACTACGAATACATCAAGACTTATCTTCCAAAAGATCATTACGAAAGATATCTGCAAACATATCCACTTCCAGAATTAGAAAATTTGTGGAGTACATTGTTTAAATCATGTGATCTTTTCAGAAAACAAGGACTTCACGTGGCAGAGCTTTTGGGATATGAATATCCTAAGAGAGTTGACCGCGATATAATGCAAAAAATTAGAGATATATGGCAAAGGTCGTACGATTAA
- a CDS encoding HAD hydrolase-like protein → MIKNIIFDLDGTITNSYEGIVNAVKFSLDKINFKYDESKLISFIGPPLKDSYMELGFSETESKERIEDFRDYYFEKGMKEMELYDGIVETIDKFYDDGYKIYLATSKVESSARKILSDNNLLKYFSYTAGATMDQSRVEKEDVIAYLIDKTDIKPEESIMVGDRHHDIEGARLNNIKAIAAGYGFGNAEEYENAVFVAEKPIDVYEYVINQNDR, encoded by the coding sequence ATGATTAAGAATATAATATTTGATCTTGATGGTACTATTACTAATTCCTATGAGGGAATTGTAAATGCTGTTAAGTTTAGTTTGGATAAAATAAATTTTAAATACGATGAAAGTAAGCTCATATCTTTTATAGGACCACCTTTGAAAGACAGTTACATGGAGTTGGGATTTAGTGAGACTGAATCCAAAGAAAGAATTGAAGATTTCAGGGATTACTATTTCGAAAAAGGCATGAAAGAAATGGAACTCTACGATGGAATTGTAGAAACTATAGACAAATTTTATGATGATGGATATAAAATTTATTTGGCGACGAGCAAAGTTGAATCGTCGGCTAGAAAAATTCTTTCGGATAATAATTTGTTGAAATATTTTTCGTATACTGCTGGTGCGACTATGGATCAATCTAGAGTTGAAAAAGAAGATGTAATAGCATATTTAATTGATAAAACTGATATAAAACCAGAAGAATCGATTATGGTTGGGGACAGACATCACGATATTGAAGGGGCAAGACTTAACAATATTAAAGCAATCGCTGCAGGATATGGATTTGGAAATGCAGAAGAATACGAAAATGCGGTTTTTGTTGCAGAAAAACCAATTGATGTGTATGAATATGTGATTAATCAAAATGATAGGTGA
- a CDS encoding ABC transporter ATP-binding protein — protein MSETNVIKDKNIDYSNREVLVDLENLDKFFKVGKNKTLKAVENVNLKIYKGETFGLVGESGCGKTTCGRTVINLYEPTNGKVIYEGKDTSKLSGKEKQSFKKKAQMIFQDPYSSLDSKMTIGDIIGEGIRVHFPEMKEKDIQNRITELLKTVGLNAEHGARFPHELSGGQRQRIGIARALAVEPEFIVCDEPISALDVSIQAQVVNLLIELQREKKLTYLFISHDLSMVKHISDRIGLMYLGSMVEVSSNTKIYNQPLHPYTKALISAIPIPDPDVSSEGRVKLQGEIPSPINAPEGCKFCTRCNYVMEICKKDRPVLQEVADKHFVACHLFDKGLDEGIRAMKEQDTKLSRAPQSEVQENVEETTADQQMDKRLDDEAKARNIDSTGMTK, from the coding sequence ATGTCAGAAACTAACGTTATTAAAGATAAAAACATAGATTATTCAAACAGAGAAGTGCTTGTTGATTTAGAAAACTTGGATAAGTTTTTCAAAGTTGGTAAGAACAAGACTTTAAAAGCTGTTGAAAATGTAAATTTAAAAATATATAAAGGGGAAACTTTCGGACTTGTAGGAGAATCTGGATGTGGTAAAACTACATGCGGAAGAACAGTTATTAACTTATACGAACCTACAAACGGTAAAGTTATTTATGAAGGAAAAGATACTTCAAAATTGAGTGGAAAAGAAAAACAATCTTTCAAGAAAAAAGCTCAAATGATTTTCCAAGACCCATACTCATCACTTGATTCTAAGATGACAATTGGTGATATCATTGGAGAAGGTATCAGAGTTCACTTCCCTGAAATGAAAGAAAAAGATATTCAAAACAGAATTACAGAATTATTAAAAACTGTAGGACTTAACGCTGAACACGGAGCAAGATTCCCACACGAATTATCTGGTGGACAAAGACAAAGAATTGGTATTGCCAGAGCTTTAGCTGTTGAACCAGAATTTATCGTATGTGATGAACCTATCTCTGCGCTTGATGTAAGTATTCAAGCACAAGTTGTTAACTTACTTATTGAATTACAAAGAGAAAAGAAATTAACTTATTTATTCATTTCTCACGATTTATCAATGGTAAAACACATTTCAGATAGAATAGGCCTAATGTATTTGGGTAGTATGGTCGAAGTATCTTCTAACACTAAGATTTATAATCAACCACTTCACCCTTACACTAAAGCATTGATTTCTGCAATTCCTATTCCAGATCCAGATGTTTCAAGCGAAGGACGTGTTAAATTACAAGGAGAAATTCCTTCACCAATTAATGCGCCAGAAGGATGTAAGTTCTGTACAAGATGTAATTATGTAATGGAAATCTGTAAAAAAGACAGACCTGTATTACAAGAAGTAGCAGATAAACACTTTGTAGCTTGTCACTTATTCGATAAAGGATTAGACGAAGGTATAAGAGCTATGAAAGAACAAGATACTAAGCTTAGTCGTGCACCTCAATCTGAAGTTCAAGAAAATGTTGAAGAAACAACAGCTGATCAACAAATGGATAAGAGATTAGATGACGAAGCAAAAGCTAGAAATATCGACTCTACAGGAATGACAAAATAA
- a CDS encoding ABC transporter ATP-binding protein, with translation MSKNKYKDVDELKKEQNLSEETLVEETVINENNEVETTTKYVSSEVVEDRVNEEKNMNEKQNLSEELTRTARVEKDYTNRPKVIEVDNLNVSFNTYAGEVKAVRGVSFDIYDGEALALVGESGCGKTVVSKSILQILPQSAVIKEPSSIKYMNEEVLNMDKKRLREYKGSDVSMIFQDPMTSLNPTMKIGKQITESLLLHTDLSKDEAKKEAVKLLKTVNIPNAEERVKQYPHELSGGMRQRVMIAIALACNPNVILADEPTTALDVTIQAQILDLMRELRDTKNTSIVLVTHDLGVVADFADRIQVMYAGEIMETGTVQEIFKDAHHPYTWALLMSVPRLDSSKDNELYSLGGTPPDLLMEIPGCPFAARCDYAMQICREKKPPETRYSDHHVCRCWLTHEQAPKVERPY, from the coding sequence ATGAGCAAGAATAAATACAAAGATGTAGATGAACTAAAAAAAGAACAAAACCTTTCAGAAGAAACTTTAGTTGAAGAAACTGTAATTAATGAAAATAATGAAGTGGAAACTACAACTAAATATGTTTCCTCTGAAGTTGTAGAAGATAGAGTTAACGAAGAAAAAAATATGAACGAAAAACAAAATTTATCAGAAGAACTTACAAGAACTGCTAGAGTAGAAAAAGATTACACTAACAGACCAAAAGTAATTGAAGTAGATAACTTAAACGTATCTTTCAATACTTATGCTGGTGAAGTAAAGGCTGTAAGAGGTGTAAGTTTTGACATCTACGATGGAGAAGCTTTGGCTTTAGTAGGTGAATCTGGATGTGGTAAAACAGTAGTAAGTAAATCTATACTTCAAATTTTACCTCAATCAGCAGTTATCAAAGAACCATCTTCAATTAAATATATGAATGAAGAAGTTCTTAACATGGATAAGAAGAGATTAAGAGAATATAAAGGTTCTGATGTATCAATGATTTTCCAAGACCCTATGACTTCTCTTAACCCAACTATGAAAATAGGTAAACAAATTACAGAATCTCTTTTATTGCACACTGATTTATCAAAAGATGAAGCTAAAAAAGAAGCTGTTAAATTGTTAAAGACTGTAAATATTCCTAACGCTGAAGAACGTGTTAAACAATATCCACACGAATTATCAGGTGGTATGAGACAAAGAGTTATGATTGCCATAGCATTGGCATGTAACCCTAATGTTATCTTGGCTGACGAACCAACCACAGCACTTGATGTAACTATTCAAGCACAAATCTTGGATTTGATGAGAGAATTAAGAGATACTAAAAACACTTCTATAGTTCTTGTAACTCACGATTTAGGCGTAGTAGCTGACTTTGCAGACAGAATTCAAGTAATGTATGCCGGTGAAATCATGGAAACTGGTACAGTACAAGAAATATTTAAAGATGCACATCACCCATACACATGGGCATTGTTGATGAGCGTTCCAAGACTTGACTCATCAAAAGATAATGAATTGTATTCATTAGGTGGAACTCCACCAGATTTATTGATGGAAATTCCGGGATGTCCATTTGCAGCGAGATGTGATTATGCAATGCAAATTTGTAGAGAAAAGAAACCACCTGAAACTAGATATTCAGACCATCATGTTTGCAGATGTTGGTTAACACACGAACAAGCACCAAAAGTTGAAAGACCTTATTAG